The Anaerolineae bacterium genomic interval CAGCGGCAGAGAAGAATGCCCGAATCTTGGCTATAAACCAAGGCATAAGCAAGGGTACTTTCCTGTTCCTCCGACAGACAAATTTCAGGACCTGCGCACCCGAATGCTTCTCACCCTTGAAAAACTTGGTATAGATGTTGAATGCCAGCATCACGAAGCCGCAACAGCGGGGCAGTCGGAAATTGATATGCGATTTAAACCGCTTCTACAAATGGGTGATCAGCTCATGTGGTTTAAGTATGTGCTTAAAAACATAGCAACTCGTGATAACCGTACGGTTACATTTATGCCGAAACCTCTTTTCGAGGATAATGGCTCTGGAATGCACACACATATCAGTATATGGAAAAACGGAGAGCCAATCTTTGCGGGTAATCAATATGCCGGGGTTTCTCAGGAGGCTCTTTACGGAATCGGAGGAATATTAAAACACTGCGGCGCGCTGTGTGCTCTTACCAATCCGACCACCAATTCTTACAAGCGTCTTGTACCGGGTTTTGAAGCTCCTGTAAATCTGGCATATTCAAGCCGTAACCGGAGTGCCGCAATCCGCATACCAATGTATTCCGCATCGCCAAAGGCAAAGCGGATTGAATTTCGAACCCCTGACCCATCCTGTAACGGGTACCTTGCCTTTTCAGCAATTCTGATGGCTGTATTAGACGGCATCGAAAACAGGATTGACCCTGGTGAGCCATTAGACAAAGACATATATGGTCTTCCGCCGGAAGAGCTTGCCGATATACCGTCTGCTCCCGGCTCTCTCGAAGAGGCTCTTGACGCCTTAAAAAAAGACCACGCCTTCCTGCTTAAAGGTGATGTGTTTACTCAGGATGTTATTGATACATGGATTGAATATAAGACCAAAAACGAGGTAAACGCTGTTAAACTTCGTCCGCATCCGCATGAATTCTTTCTTTACTTCGACATATAGGGTTCTTCTCCATTTTAGCTGGAGAAGAGTGCTCTTTGTCCCCTAGCTTCGATGAGGATATCTTTTTATTATGTTTGAGTCTTTTCAAGATGTTAGTTTGGTTTGCCCCTGGTTTCTCCTTTTTTTCCCTTCTATTTTTTCAATTGGATCATTTACGTAGACTTTTCCGAGTCCAATCGGTGAAGTAAAAGTTCCACCTTTTTTATCTTCACTAATTCCATCTGAAAAACAGAGATCTACAGGGACTTTACCTCTTCCACCTTGTGCATCTACTACATAAAGTGGGCGCAGAAAACCTGTAGTGGTTCCGCAAAGGTCTCTACAGATTTCTTTTCCTCTGTATACATCTGTCCTGAAATGACCTGTTCCCTCAACAAGGTCAGCATAATATAGATAATATGGTTTTATTCCCATTTTCCCGAGGCCGTGTAGCAGGTTTTTCATTACATCTGTGTCATCGTTAACTCCCTTCAGCAAAACAGTTTGATTTCCTATGGGAATGCCCAGTTCCCTTAAAACTTTAATGGCCTGATAACTTTTGGCAGTTATTTCATTAGGATGATTGAAGTGCGTGTTTATGTAGAGTTGCGGATCTTTAAGTGACTGGGGTGTATGTTTTCTTAATACCTCGATTAGTTCTTTGTCTTCAATAATCTTTTGTGGCCAGACGCATGGGACTCTTGTCCCGATTCTTATCAATTCAAGATGTTGAATTTTTTTTAGTTTTCCCAAGATGTCATCAAGTCTGTTATGGGTTATCAATAGCGGATCCCCACCAGAGATTAATACGTCTCTGATATCTTCGTGAGATGCAACGTATTCAATTCCCTTTTTTATATCCTCTGTGGTTGGATTCTTACGGACATCACCTACTTTTCTTTTTCTGGTGCAGAATCTGCAATACATTGAGCACTCGTTTGATATAAGCAATAAAACCCTGTCTGGATACCTGTGGATTATTGTCCTTGGACCACCAAGCGGAATATCTCCTTCCTCATCCAGTGGATCTGCTGTCAGGTCCTTATAATGCTCAAGTTCCCCGACACCAGGAATTGCCTGTTTCCAAATACCGTCATTCATCTTTTCAATGAGACTGAGGTAATACGTATTTACTCTCATAGGATATTTGGCTATTACTTCCTTGAGTCTGGGGTCAACCGCTACCTTCCGTCCTGCAAGCCATTTCTCCAAATCCTCAAATGTCCTTATAGAGTTTCTCAAAATCTCTTTATATGCCATAAATAATTCTCCATTGGTTAATTTACAGGAAAAACCAATAGCCAGGGGCTAATTACCGTTAATATTGAACGAATGCGTCGAGCAATTGTTTCAGTATACTATGTGAAATAAGGGGTCAAGCCTAAGTTTGCCCCATGAGCAATCTATTTTCTCTTATTTCAATAATTTTTCTGATTTTTTATCTTTATTCTTAAACTTCTATAGTTAATTATGGCTGTTTCCCGTAACAAAGTTAAAAAGTATAAACAATACAACGTATTAGTATTCAGCTTTGTTTTATATTAAAATGTGAAATACGGCTAAAATGCATGCTATTTTTAATATGCGGCTGTTTTGCCGTGGCATAGAGGTATTTATGGGACATTTCTCAGTTTATAAGTTTGTATCGTCAAAAAGTGAATACTGGCTTTTCTTGGCATATATTTTCTGTATCACTCATTTCGTTTATTAGAAACTTATAATGTGAAGAACATCCCCTACTTCCCACGGTTAAATGCGTAGCCTGTTTAACCGTGGTATGCCGTATGTAGCCTGGGATGAAATATCGTCTCGCTCGTGGCATTTTTCAGCATCCTTCTTAGAGGGCTGTTTTCACCCCTAAAAAGCGGGTTCTAAGCGTTCTAAAAGGTATCTACATAGGGGCCTTTTGTCGTATTACCAATAGCTTACCATAGTCAGACCCCAAGGCACGAACCCCAAGGCACGACCAAATTCACGAATATTCAAGTTTCAAGACCCCGGTGTTCTTTGTGCTCTTTTGAGGTTCATGCCCAGGTTAGATATAAAATCCGGCAATTAGCAGACCGCTTACCAAGACCGATGCAACGATACTTCCAATCATCGCGTTCGTTGATATTTTCAATCCCTGGCCATTGTTGAATCTCGACAACGCCCAGCCAAGCACCGCAAACAGAACAATGTCAAAAAGTCCGTGAGTTATCCAATGATGCCCGGTAAGCGCTGCCATTGCCTTAAGGACAGTGCCTTCATTTGTTTCTTTTAAGATGACCAGCAGTGCACTGATAACGCTGGTTATCGCAAAGGATAAGCCGAACGACTTGGTATATTTTCCGATTTCAAGGGTTTCCATGGTCAGATTCCTTTCGTCTTTATAAGTAAAGCGACTTTTACGGCAACACTGATAATAGCCCCGGAGCCTTCCATTGCAAGAGATGTCGGCACGATCAGTCCCGCCACCCAGAGAACGATCTTTCTAACTGCTTTATTGGAAGGAATATAGCCGGACGCGACAATCGGAAGGTAGGTGGCCAGCAGAAGCAGCATTAAAAAAACGTGTTCCTTTAACTCCATTAAAAAGTTATGGCCGAAAGCCCACGGTCCCGCCTTTATAAATGCTTTGTCCACACCGTAATAGACGATGTAAAAATAACCTCCCAGAAAGTAGGTCAGCCACATCAAGACCGCACAGATTAAACTTATGTTTTTTATCCGGGCTACCGAGGAATCACCGGCATTCAGGGTGTCCACAAAAACCCATAACGCCGCAAGTGTTGCCAGCCCCCCTGTGACAGGATGCAATAACAGCAAAACATTTTCCATCGTTTTTACTCCTTTCGCTTAAAGGTTAATTGACAAATACCAGTACATCGATAAATGGTTACTTTTCTATATCGAAATTGGGGTCGGACCAAGTTAATATTCCGATATTCCATTTTATTTATTCCAAAACCATAGGTTTTCGCCTTATCATCAGTTAGCGCCAATTGAACCCACCGTCGATGCGCTGACTGGAAGTCTTCGAAATTGTTGTGCAACTTTGGGGTCACATCTCCACAAAAAATATATCATCAAATCTCTGGCCACCTTATCTTTTTCCGGTATTCTTAAAGATTCTCTGAATAATTCAAGATCACATCCTAAAGCATCGGATAAGTCTCGCAGTAGTTTTTCAGGCTCATGCTTCTTAAACAGCATTATCTGTTGAGGCAGTTCCAGTTTGCCTTGATTGTATTCATTGTATCTTTTGGCAAGTTCCTTTTTTTGCCGTTTCGACAGCGGTAGCTTCCCGCTATCCAAGGCAATTGAGTCCCAAATATCTTCAACAAGAATAAGCTTTTGTGGTAGGTTCAAACTGTTTATTTCAGCGGCAATTTTGTCTGGTTCCATTTTTTTCTTCACATATCATGGAATATACGGTCTAAATATGTATCGTATTTTTTACAGCGAATAACACAAAGTGTTGTAAATTACAATAAAACAAATGTTGCCATACTGACAAATCCCCCCTGCCCCCCCCTTTTTTTTGCCAAAGGGGGATTCAGGAGGATTTCGTATCAGAGAAAGTTCGAGATAGTGAGTTTGTATTTAAATCTATCTGCGTTCATCTGTGTAGATCTGTGGCTGAATAGTTACTAAAAATTTTTCTTAAACCTATACTTCAAATATGGGCAGAAAAGAGATGGGGTAATTGAAGCGGACTATTCCCACTCAATGGTGCTGGGCGGCTTGGAACTGATGTCATAGACTACGCGATTAACACCTCTTACTTCATTAATAATGCGGTTGGAGATCCTGCCTAACAGAGAGTGGGGAAGCCTGGCCCAGTCCGCGGTCATGGCATCTGCGCTGGTCACCGCCCGAATGGCTGCAATGTGTTCGTAAGTCCTCTGGTCTCCCATAATCCCCACACTTTTCAGCGGGAGAAGCACGGCAAAGGACTGCCAGACCTTCCTGTACAGGCCGTTCTCCTTGATTTCCTCAAGGAGAATCACGTCCAGGTTCCGCAAGATGGAAAGCCTTGCCTGGGTGACATCACCGATAATTCGAATAGCAAGACCCGGACCCGGGAAGGGTTGTCTCCAGACAAGATCTTCCGGGAGTCCGAGTTTTTTTCCAAGGACACGCACTTCATCTTTGAAAAGGTGTTTGAGCGGTTCAATGAGTTTAAGCTTCATGTTCTTTGGGAGCCCACCCACATTGTGGTGCGATTTGATCACCGCGCTGGGGCCTCCGTAAACCGACCTTGACTCGATGATATCCGGATAAAGTGTTCCCTGGGCAAGAAATTTCACGCCCTGGAGTTTGTGTGCCTCTTTTTCAAAGATTTCTATAAACGCGCGCCCGATAATCTTCCGCTTCTTTTCAGGATCAACAACCCCCTTTAATAGATTCAGAAACACCCTTTTAGCGCTGATAAATCTTAGATTCATCTTGAAGTGCTTCTTAAAGAGCCGCTTGACCTGCTCTGCCTCACCTTGCCTCAAGAGACCGTTGTCGACAAAGATGCAAATCAATTGCTTGCCGATAGCCTGATGGAGAAGAAGCGCTGTCACCGAGGAATCAACACCTCCACTTAAGCCAAGGATCACTCTCTGGTCTCCGACCAGGGCCCTTATCTCCTGAACCGATTCCTTGATAAAAGATTTCATCGTCCAGGTCTTCCTGCACCCGCAGGTGGCAAACAGAAAATTCTTCAACATGGTTTTCCCCATGGGGGTATGGGCGACTTCAGGGTGGAGTTGTAATCCGTAGAACCTTTTTAAGGGATTTTCCATGGCCGCCACACCGGTACTCGCGGTTGATGCCGTCACCCTGAAACCCCTGGGCAGGCTGCTGACCATGTCTCTATGGCTCATCCAGCAATTTGTCTTTTTCTCGATTCCATAAAAAATGCCTGTGGCATCTTTTATTCGGAGTTCAACAAGGCCGTATTCCCTCTTATCCGCCCTCTTTACCTCTCCTCCCAGGGCATCCGCCATGTACTGCATGCCATAACAGATACCGAGAATCGGAATACCCAGGTCAAAGATTCCAAGGTCCACCCGCGGGCTGTTCTCTTCATATATGCTTGCAGGGCCTCCGGAAAATATGATCCCCTCGGGCGCCAGCGCTTTGATCTCGGCAAGGCTGATCCAGGGGGGTTCAATCCGGCAATAGACACGATGCTCACGCACCCGTCTGGCGATGAGCTGGTTGTACTGGGAACCAAAGTCAATGATCAAGATCACGTTTATTTCCTTAAAAATCGCTCAACTTAGGTTAAATATAGTTTTGAGTTTTTAATTCAACATTCAAAATTAATAATTCGTTAAAAACGATTACCACCACATACGAACCTTCACTCCCTGAGCGTGCAGAGCTTCCTTGATTTGCCTTATCGTATGCGTGCCATGGTGAACCATCGATGCAACAAGGGCCGCATCAGCCTTGCCCTTTGTCAGGACATCGTAGATATGGTCTATGTTTCCGGCGCCGCCGGAAGCGATGACCGGGATATTAACGTTCTCAGATATGAGTGGAGTCAAGGCCATTTCATAACCCTGCCGGGTCCCGTCTGCATCAATGGAATTAAGGCAAATCTCTCCTGCCCCCATGCTTTCCGCCTTCTTTGCCCACTCAAGGGCATCAAGGCCCGTATAAGTCCTGCCTCCATTAATGACAATCTCATATCCTGACGGGATCTTGCGAGAGACCTCCACCTTTTTGACATCCATACCGAGCACAATGCACTGGCTTCCAAAGGCGCGCGCGCCATCCGCGATGATTTCAGGGTTTTGGACAGCCGCCGTGTTTACGCTCACCTTTTCCGCACCAGC includes:
- the glnA gene encoding type I glutamate--ammonia ligase: SGREECPNLGYKPRHKQGYFPVPPTDKFQDLRTRMLLTLEKLGIDVECQHHEAATAGQSEIDMRFKPLLQMGDQLMWFKYVLKNIATRDNRTVTFMPKPLFEDNGSGMHTHISIWKNGEPIFAGNQYAGVSQEALYGIGGILKHCGALCALTNPTTNSYKRLVPGFEAPVNLAYSSRNRSAAIRIPMYSASPKAKRIEFRTPDPSCNGYLAFSAILMAVLDGIENRIDPGEPLDKDIYGLPPEELADIPSAPGSLEEALDALKKDHAFLLKGDVFTQDVIDTWIEYKTKNEVNAVKLRPHPHEFFLYFDI
- a CDS encoding KamA family radical SAM protein — translated: MAYKEILRNSIRTFEDLEKWLAGRKVAVDPRLKEVIAKYPMRVNTYYLSLIEKMNDGIWKQAIPGVGELEHYKDLTADPLDEEGDIPLGGPRTIIHRYPDRVLLLISNECSMYCRFCTRKRKVGDVRKNPTTEDIKKGIEYVASHEDIRDVLISGGDPLLITHNRLDDILGKLKKIQHLELIRIGTRVPCVWPQKIIEDKELIEVLRKHTPQSLKDPQLYINTHFNHPNEITAKSYQAIKVLRELGIPIGNQTVLLKGVNDDTDVMKNLLHGLGKMGIKPYYLYYADLVEGTGHFRTDVYRGKEICRDLCGTTTGFLRPLYVVDAQGGRGKVPVDLCFSDGISEDKKGGTFTSPIGLGKVYVNDPIEKIEGKKRRNQGQTKLTS
- a CDS encoding addiction module protein, whose protein sequence is MEPDKIAAEINSLNLPQKLILVEDIWDSIALDSGKLPLSKRQKKELAKRYNEYNQGKLELPQQIMLFKKHEPEKLLRDLSDALGCDLELFRESLRIPEKDKVARDLMIYFLWRCDPKVAQQFRRLPVSASTVGSIGAN
- the guaA gene encoding glutamine-hydrolyzing GMP synthase; translation: MILIIDFGSQYNQLIARRVREHRVYCRIEPPWISLAEIKALAPEGIIFSGGPASIYEENSPRVDLGIFDLGIPILGICYGMQYMADALGGEVKRADKREYGLVELRIKDATGIFYGIEKKTNCWMSHRDMVSSLPRGFRVTASTASTGVAAMENPLKRFYGLQLHPEVAHTPMGKTMLKNFLFATCGCRKTWTMKSFIKESVQEIRALVGDQRVILGLSGGVDSSVTALLLHQAIGKQLICIFVDNGLLRQGEAEQVKRLFKKHFKMNLRFISAKRVFLNLLKGVVDPEKKRKIIGRAFIEIFEKEAHKLQGVKFLAQGTLYPDIIESRSVYGGPSAVIKSHHNVGGLPKNMKLKLIEPLKHLFKDEVRVLGKKLGLPEDLVWRQPFPGPGLAIRIIGDVTQARLSILRNLDVILLEEIKENGLYRKVWQSFAVLLPLKSVGIMGDQRTYEHIAAIRAVTSADAMTADWARLPHSLLGRISNRIINEVRGVNRVVYDISSKPPSTIEWE
- the hisF gene encoding imidazole glycerol phosphate synthase subunit HisF, which translates into the protein MLSKRIIPCLDVRDGKTTKGIKFQGNIDIGDPVEMARFYYNEGADEIVFYDITASSDRRDIMIDVVRRVAEEIFIPFSVGGGIRTIEDMRRVLLAGAEKVSVNTAAVQNPEIIADGARAFGSQCIVLGMDVKKVEVSRKIPSGYEIVINGGRTYTGLDALEWAKKAESMGAGEICLNSIDADGTRQGYEMALTPLISENVNIPVIASGGAGNIDHIYDVLTKGKADAALVASMVHHGTHTIRQIKEALHAQGVKVRMWW